GTGTGGCTGCCGACGATCACGTCGATACTCTCGTCGTCGAGGATTTCCTCGATTTCGTCCGCTTCCGCGTCGTCCTTGCCCAGCACCAGCACGGTCGACGAATCGATCTCGTAGCCGAACGGGGTCAGGCAGCGCTGGCAGACCAGCTGCACGGTGCCGGAGACGGACAGCGTCAGCATCGGATACCCCTGCCGGGTCTGGCCGCCCTGGATGGACCAGGCGATCTCGCCGGACTTGTCGGCGCATTCGGCCGCCAGGCGGGTCATGTCCGCCACCGGCGTGACGCCTTCACGATGGCCGTTGTTCCGACAAAACTCAAAAGCGTCGATGACAAAAGCGCTCATTTGGAAAAACATCCCCGGAAAACCTGCGATAATAGCAGGCTTCGGCCCGCGCAGTCAAAGACTCCGTCGCAAAAGCGCTATCTTCCTGTTTTATTTACAAAAATCGATGCAACAAACCGCTCTTCCGCGCCTCATTCTTGCCTCCAGTTCCGCCTACCGGCGTGAGTTGTTGAAACGACTGCACCTGCCGTTCGAAGCGATCTCGCCCGACATCGACGAGAGCCCGCTCCCCGGCGAGACGCCGGAAGCGACGGCCCTGCGCCTGGCTCGCGAAAAAGCAGCGGCTGTCGCCCGCAAGCATCCCGGCGCGCTCGTGATCGGCTCGGACCAGGTGGCCACGCTGGACGGCGCCCAGATCGGCAAACCCGGCGACCACGCCCGCGCCCTCGCCCAGTTGCAGACGATGCGCGGCCGCCGCGTCGTGTTCCATACGGCCCTGTGCCTGTGGGACGGACGCCTGCCCGAAAAGGACGCCGCGCAGATCGAGAATGTGCAGGTGGCCGTGACGTTCCGCGACCTGCCGGATGCCGAACTGGACGCCTATCTGCGCATTGAACAGCCGTACGACTGCGCCGGCAGCGCCAAGAACGAGGGACTCGGCATCGCGCTGCTCGAACGCATCGACAGCCACGACCCGACCGCCCTCACCGGCCTGCCCCTGATCGCCCTGACGGGCATGCTGCGCCGCGCCGGCATGCCGTTCTTCACATCCCAACAATAAACAATATGCCCGGTACGCTCTACCTGATCCCGAACACCCTCGGCCCGACCGAAGCGGCGCCGCACGCGCTGTCCCACATCCTGCCCGAACAGGTGCAGGACATCGCCAGCAAGCTCGATTATTTCGTGGCCGAGAACGCCAAGACGGCGCGCGCCTTCCTGAAACTGGTCGCCATCGACCATCCGCTCGCGCGCCCGCTGCAGGAAATCCAGATCGCCGAACTGAACGTCAATACGCCGCCGCAGGCGCTGGCCGCCCTGCTGGCGCCGCTGCTCGA
This genomic stretch from Massilia putida harbors:
- a CDS encoding Maf-like protein; amino-acid sequence: MQQTALPRLILASSSAYRRELLKRLHLPFEAISPDIDESPLPGETPEATALRLAREKAAAVARKHPGALVIGSDQVATLDGAQIGKPGDHARALAQLQTMRGRRVVFHTALCLWDGRLPEKDAAQIENVQVAVTFRDLPDAELDAYLRIEQPYDCAGSAKNEGLGIALLERIDSHDPTALTGLPLIALTGMLRRAGMPFFTSQQ
- a CDS encoding YceD family protein — protein: MSAFVIDAFEFCRNNGHREGVTPVADMTRLAAECADKSGEIAWSIQGGQTRQGYPMLTLSVSGTVQLVCQRCLTPFGYEIDSSTVLVLGKDDAEADEIEEILDDESIDVIVGSHTCDIRDLLEDEALLALPQAPKHEVCPDTKLLDSIKSEKVSPFAALKSLKSE